In the genome of Deltaproteobacteria bacterium, the window GTGAGGTATAGGCCACGTATGCGCCACCAAACTCGGCAACGCATCCAAAACCTGTATAGAGCCTTCTGACTGGCTGCGTCGGGCTTTCAAAAAGCCTTGGCCAATCTGAGTCGTCTACCAGGCAATGCGTCAAAGGCGAGGCCTCATCGGCCGAGTCGTCCAATCGCCGATCGCTTCGCTTGTATCGCTCATACAGCACACCCACCTGTTCCCAAAACCTGTCGCTAAACGCTTCGCCCGAGAAATCTCTTTTCGCCCGCGCCAACGCGGCAGATTGGACCCGGTCATACGCGCCAGATGTTTCCAACAAAGCGGCAACGCGCCGTGTAAGCTGCGCAACTAGGTCCGCGTCTAGGGCCTCATCGGGCGAAAGCCGATCAAACTCAATGCCCGTGTCGGGGTTCTTATGCCATCGCGTCTTGCGAACACCTTGTAGGGCTATGCCATTCACATCATTGGAGACGAGGACAGAAGCACCGATGGTATCGGTGACAACCGGAACAGCCCCAAGAGCCATCGCTTGCATGATAGAGACCGAATGGAGGGAAGCGCTCGGCAGCAGCATGAAATGGACGGCTCCTACCAACGCGTTAAGGTCCGCGTTCGTAAGATAATTTTCGACCCACAATATGCTTCGACCAATCTCCGCCTTGAGGAAGCTAGGATCTACGCCGTACTTCTGCAATTCGGCATCGTTTGGACGGCCGCAACGCATGTACAGTCGGCCATCGATGCCACGGTCGCGCAATTCCTTCCAGAATCGCAGAACGATATGACCACCGCGAAGAAAAAAACCGTTAGGGTTTTGGTTAGCGGAATTGACAAAAAGAAAGTGGGGAGTTTGCAGAGACGCCGCCTTACCCTGGGTGGGGGATGAAAGAGCGGCACTGCTAACACCCATCGGCGAGACGTGCAGTTTGTTGTCAATCAGCGGATGATTGAAGAATCGGCTGAGGGCAGCCAACGTTTCGGGAAGATGAGAAAATATCCCTAGACATTCCTCGCTTGCGAATAATTTTGCATAGTGCGCTCGGACTTGCCGGATTCGTGGAAGCCTCCCGGTTCCCTGGTGCGCAAAAGGAAAAAACACCGGCGCAAACGATTCGCAATGAAAAACGAATGGCCTACGCAATGAAG includes:
- a CDS encoding glycosyltransferase, translated to MTHYIPLNGFHPLYRALFDTRPEGIALNALDNVKLFQALQWNEPLRQRLLKETGQQAYKLSSLMNYRVKRRYDNHFTAANRVLTELLPGEIEFHHTAPFPSLRRPFVFHCESFAPVFFPFAHQGTGRLPRIRQVRAHYAKLFASEECLGIFSHLPETLAALSRFFNHPLIDNKLHVSPMGVSSAALSSPTQGKAASLQTPHFLFVNSANQNPNGFFLRGGHIVLRFWKELRDRGIDGRLYMRCGRPNDAELQKYGVDPSFLKAEIGRSILWVENYLTNADLNALVGAVHFMLLPSASLHSVSIMQAMALGAVPVVTDTIGASVLVSNDVNGIALQGVRKTRWHKNPDTGIEFDRLSPDEALDADLVAQLTRRVAALLETSGAYDRVQSAALARAKRDFSGEAFSDRFWEQVGVLYERYKRSDRRLDDSADEASPLTHCLVDDSDWPRLFESPTQPVRRLYTGFGCVAEFGGAYVAYTSPPAMELHDWSPLSAYVYPSSPRLHFADSIKGLQGKFFEGRESAQERGFMSSRIPIVKRALKPFPSAYKLASWSFRHGRNRYRRLISKRQESPPELVLEGVCGYNIIRYRNRFYGILQSEGAFIYEKIAGQGYSSCFIGSTLANVRDQILVSRQSAHG